In the Desulfobaccales bacterium genome, one interval contains:
- a CDS encoding phosphoribosylformylglycinamidine synthase subunit PurQ, translated as MVLYGYGLNCDHETAFALQQAGAAAERRHTGELLERPELLWDYHLLAIPGGFSWGDDHGAGVILALRLKLALGQALQEFVEAGRLVIGICNGFQVLVNLGLLPGLPGRPFRREVALLPNDCGNFRDAWVHLAAPPSRCVFTRGLAHFMLPIRHGEGKFYAPAEILEELVAREQVALIYATPEGEPARGRFPHNPNGSALDIAGITDATGRVLGLMPHPEAFISSVQHPTWTWEKEAWRRAGQPCREAPGPGLSLFANAIRSLQGQS; from the coding sequence ATGGTCTTGTATGGTTACGGGCTGAATTGCGATCACGAGACCGCCTTTGCTTTGCAGCAGGCCGGGGCGGCGGCGGAGCGGCGGCATACCGGCGAGCTCCTGGAGCGGCCGGAGCTCTTGTGGGACTACCACCTCCTGGCCATCCCCGGGGGCTTTTCCTGGGGGGACGACCACGGCGCCGGGGTCATCCTGGCTCTGCGCCTGAAGCTGGCCCTGGGCCAGGCCCTGCAGGAGTTCGTGGAGGCCGGCCGCCTGGTCATCGGCATCTGCAATGGCTTTCAGGTGCTGGTGAACCTGGGGCTCCTGCCGGGGCTGCCGGGCCGCCCTTTCCGCCGGGAGGTGGCCCTCCTCCCCAATGACTGCGGCAACTTCCGGGATGCCTGGGTGCATCTGGCGGCACCGCCCTCCCGCTGTGTCTTCACCCGGGGATTGGCGCATTTCATGCTGCCCATCCGCCACGGGGAGGGAAAATTCTATGCTCCGGCGGAGATCCTGGAGGAGCTTGTGGCCCGGGAGCAGGTGGCCCTGATCTACGCCACCCCGGAGGGTGAGCCGGCGAGGGGCCGCTTCCCCCACAACCCCAACGGCTCGGCCCTGGACATCGCCGGGATCACCGATGCCACCGGCAGGGTCCTGGGCCTCATGCCCCACCCCGAGGCCTTTATCTCCTCGGTTCAGCACCCCACCTGGACCTGGGAGAAGGAGGCTTGGCGCCGGGCCGGCCAACCCTGCCGGGAGGCACCGGGCCCCGGCCTTAGCCTGTTCGCCAACGCCATCCGCTCCCTGCAGGGGCAGTCCTGA